Proteins encoded by one window of Streptococcus sanguinis:
- a CDS encoding helix-hairpin-helix domain-containing protein — MLEEIIEKLKEYKLFVGLAVVGAVLGSFFLIKGNHQPQNQVTALSQEITSSSSSADEKSEKIVSKDKADEEESEQVTVDIKGAVKNPGVYELRAGARVHEAIQKAGGLIADAEAKSINQAQKLTDEAVIYVAKIGEEGADVTQSGQHQAGASDSAGASGGKSDKVNLNTAKEAELQTISGIGQKRASDIIAYRESNGRFKSVDDLKKVSGIGDKTLEKLKEYVTVD; from the coding sequence ATGCTTGAAGAAATCATTGAAAAGCTGAAAGAATACAAGCTCTTTGTCGGTCTGGCAGTAGTTGGCGCTGTGCTAGGTAGTTTTTTCCTTATCAAAGGAAATCATCAACCGCAAAATCAAGTAACCGCCTTGAGCCAAGAAATAACTTCCTCATCCAGCTCAGCTGATGAAAAAAGCGAAAAGATTGTCTCTAAGGATAAGGCGGACGAAGAGGAAAGCGAGCAGGTCACTGTGGATATTAAAGGAGCAGTTAAGAATCCTGGTGTCTATGAGCTGAGAGCAGGAGCGAGAGTGCATGAAGCCATCCAAAAAGCTGGCGGATTGATAGCAGACGCCGAGGCTAAGTCCATTAATCAGGCACAAAAATTAACGGATGAAGCAGTAATCTATGTGGCAAAGATTGGTGAAGAAGGAGCTGATGTCACACAGAGTGGCCAGCATCAAGCAGGAGCTTCTGATTCTGCTGGTGCCAGTGGTGGAAAGTCGGACAAGGTCAATCTAAATACGGCGAAAGAGGCTGAATTACAGACCATTTCAGGCATCGGACAGAAGCGAGCTTCTGACATCATAGCCTACCGCGAAAGCAATGGCCGCTTCAAGTCAGTAGATGATCTGAAAAAAGTGTCAGGGATTGGAGATAAGACCTTAGAAAAGCTGAAAGAATATGTCACAGTGGATTAA
- a CDS encoding HXXEE domain-containing protein, which translates to MFYKEDVMSLTFLSFVTLSLFMLHEFDEIILIRPWISQNQDHQGYQKEMFIARRGSYLSAESIALMIADEFLLAFILLLLAILFRIPELALAIGFCHTLHLLGHIMQVFRFRRWVPGGFTALMTFPILTLVFVLYLSQQSISWSLLLILSVLVMAFLLANLAFLHSRAQKLEAWIYRISKVD; encoded by the coding sequence ATGTTTTATAAGGAGGATGTCATGTCTCTTACTTTTTTATCTTTTGTAACCTTATCACTGTTTATGCTGCACGAGTTTGATGAGATTATCCTGATTCGGCCTTGGATTTCTCAGAATCAAGACCATCAAGGCTATCAAAAGGAGATGTTCATTGCCAGAAGAGGAAGTTATCTTTCTGCTGAAAGCATTGCTCTGATGATTGCGGATGAATTTCTGCTAGCTTTTATTCTCTTGCTGCTTGCCATTCTATTTCGCATTCCCGAGCTGGCTCTGGCTATTGGCTTCTGTCATACCCTCCATCTGCTGGGCCATATCATGCAAGTGTTTCGCTTTCGTCGCTGGGTACCGGGCGGCTTCACAGCTTTGATGACTTTTCCTATACTCACCTTAGTCTTTGTCCTTTATCTGAGTCAGCAGTCGATTTCTTGGTCGCTACTTCTGATTCTAAGCGTGTTAGTGATGGCTTTTCTTTTGGCAAATCTGGCTTTTTTACATAGCAGAGCTCAAAAGTTAGAAGCTTGGATATACAGGATAAGCAAAGTAGATTGA